A region of Candidatus Babeliales bacterium DNA encodes the following proteins:
- the murA gene encoding UDP-N-acetylglucosamine 1-carboxyvinyltransferase encodes MNDEALKIAQAKNDGYLRVDPSTGFLRQAQDERRAGGLSGTVELAGAKNAVLVTIASLVLTTGKSVLHNVPVSADVFEMIELLRHLGAVVFFDTENNQLSVDTTLVYSWHVSSMMMQKTRASILIMGALLARFGKARIGGLPGGDAIGKRPIDYHLKNFAKMGVAIHYEGDFLCAEVDGLRSARLVLEYPSVGATENIIMAATRAQGATKIINAACEPEVLDLIACLRKMGAKITVEAPATITVEGVAVLNPVEHTIIFDRLEAGSLLIAAAATGGEINLPDASADLLDVFLLKLEEMGHTITVGENGKGIHLKATQLPKAVSFKTGPFPGFPTDLQAPMMALQCVARGTSVIEETVFENRFHHAHELVRMGASIKIEHNKTIVTGVEQLYGTHVVAADIRASTALVIAGLVAHGVTTVSGLSHWKRGYENLEKKLQRLGANVTVHEAHEVHDKTIISVKSFAEEQVK; translated from the coding sequence ATGAATGATGAAGCTTTAAAAATTGCGCAAGCGAAAAATGATGGATATTTAAGAGTTGATCCTTCGACAGGCTTCCTTCGACAAGCTCAGGATGAGCGGCGAGCGGGTGGTTTATCAGGTACTGTTGAACTTGCAGGTGCAAAAAATGCTGTTTTAGTAACTATTGCGTCGTTAGTATTAACAACAGGAAAATCCGTCTTACACAATGTTCCTGTTTCGGCAGATGTATTTGAGATGATAGAATTACTGCGCCATCTTGGTGCAGTTGTTTTTTTTGATACAGAAAATAATCAGTTATCTGTTGATACAACGCTGGTGTATTCTTGGCACGTAAGTAGCATGATGATGCAAAAAACTCGTGCATCAATTTTGATCATGGGTGCATTGTTAGCACGTTTTGGCAAAGCACGCATTGGAGGTCTTCCAGGTGGTGATGCGATTGGCAAACGACCAATTGATTATCATCTTAAAAATTTTGCCAAGATGGGAGTTGCTATACATTATGAAGGTGATTTTTTGTGCGCAGAGGTTGATGGATTAAGATCAGCACGCTTAGTGTTAGAATACCCTAGTGTGGGTGCAACAGAAAACATCATTATGGCAGCGACACGTGCCCAAGGCGCAACGAAAATCATTAACGCGGCGTGTGAGCCGGAAGTGTTAGATTTGATTGCGTGCTTGCGAAAAATGGGTGCAAAAATAACAGTTGAAGCTCCAGCGACTATTACTGTTGAAGGTGTTGCTGTTTTAAATCCTGTTGAACACACAATTATATTTGATCGTCTTGAAGCAGGTTCGTTGCTTATTGCAGCAGCCGCAACGGGAGGCGAAATTAATCTACCCGATGCGTCAGCAGATCTTCTCGATGTTTTTTTGCTTAAGTTAGAAGAAATGGGTCACACGATTACTGTTGGTGAAAATGGAAAAGGCATTCATTTAAAAGCAACACAATTACCAAAAGCTGTTTCATTTAAGACAGGACCGTTTCCTGGATTTCCAACTGATTTGCAAGCGCCTATGATGGCATTGCAATGTGTAGCACGGGGAACGAGTGTTATTGAAGAAACGGTGTTTGAAAATCGTTTTCACCACGCACATGAACTAGTAAGAATGGGAGCATCAATAAAAATTGAGCACAACAAGACAATTGTTACTGGTGTTGAGCAATTGTATGGTACGCATGTTGTGGCAGCAGATATTCGCGCTTCAACAGCGTTAGTCATTGCAGGATTAGTTGCGCATGGTGTAACAACTGTTTCTGGGCTTTCGCATTGGAAACGTGGCTACGAAAATTTGGAAAAAAAATTACAGAGACTTGGTGCGAATGTTACGGTGCATGAAGCGCACGAAGTGCATGATAAAACGATAATTTCTGTAAAATCTTTTGCTGAAGAGCAGGTCAAATAA